In Deltaproteobacteria bacterium CG11_big_fil_rev_8_21_14_0_20_49_13, the following are encoded in one genomic region:
- a CDS encoding bifunctional homocysteine S-methyltransferase/methylenetetrahydrofolate reductase, translating to MQNFLDTLNEHVILADGAMGTLLYERGVYLNRCYDELNLVNPDMIRKVHADYLEAGAELIETNTFTANRMRLASYGLEGKVKEINAAGVKIAREIAKDRAFVAGAVGPLGVTLAPLGRHSVDEAREVFKEQIEVLAETKVDAIIFETFMNLDELEIAVRTAQAVTDIPIIAQVSFKHYRDQEFVGVTPTQAVKMLESLNVAVGGTNCSSGPQGVLDAIQEMRKVSKIKLSAMPNAGMPQVVEGRLLYLATPEYMGEFARRLVLAGASIIGGCCGTTPDEIKEMSRFIKSVAPHRKRVFKMLSVELRAEPKFASLPTKDKSSFAAKLGNKFAVSVELDPPMGLCPKEAIEHAKFLHKNGVDAVNIADGPRAVARMSPIALGALVKRETGIEPIVHYCCRDRNLLGMQMDLLGAHALDLRNLLIVTGDPPKMGTYPMATAVFDIDSIGLIHMVNGMNKGQDMSGRALNAPTSFLIGCGVNPGAVNIDLEVERFAKKVEAGAEYVFSQPVYDAELLENFFKKTAHIKEIPFFVGILPLASLKNAEFLHNEVPGMQIPAHIMDRIRSAKTRELQIKEGLSIAKESLKGAKKMQRVKGAYIFPPFGKYSAVVELLKVV from the coding sequence ATGCAAAACTTTTTAGATACGCTAAACGAACACGTGATACTTGCCGACGGGGCGATGGGAACCCTTCTTTACGAGCGCGGGGTGTATCTCAATAGGTGCTACGACGAACTCAACCTTGTCAACCCCGACATGATCCGAAAGGTCCATGCCGACTACCTCGAGGCCGGCGCCGAGCTGATAGAGACGAACACCTTTACGGCTAACCGGATGAGACTTGCCAGTTACGGACTGGAAGGAAAGGTCAAAGAGATAAATGCGGCCGGTGTAAAGATCGCAAGGGAGATAGCAAAAGACAGGGCGTTCGTTGCGGGAGCTGTCGGACCCCTTGGTGTAACGCTTGCGCCGCTTGGCAGGCACAGCGTGGATGAGGCAAGAGAGGTCTTTAAGGAACAGATCGAAGTGTTGGCCGAAACGAAGGTGGATGCCATCATTTTTGAAACTTTCATGAATCTAGACGAGTTAGAGATAGCGGTTAGGACCGCTCAGGCGGTAACCGATATCCCGATAATCGCCCAGGTCTCATTCAAGCACTACCGCGATCAGGAATTCGTGGGTGTTACCCCGACCCAGGCGGTCAAAATGCTCGAGTCCTTGAATGTCGCAGTTGGAGGGACGAATTGTTCGAGCGGACCGCAAGGGGTCCTGGACGCGATACAGGAGATGAGAAAAGTTTCTAAGATAAAACTCTCTGCAATGCCGAACGCCGGCATGCCTCAGGTGGTAGAAGGGCGCCTTCTTTATCTTGCCACACCAGAGTATATGGGCGAGTTCGCAAGAAGGCTCGTTCTTGCGGGGGCTTCTATAATTGGCGGATGCTGCGGAACGACGCCTGACGAAATAAAAGAGATGAGCCGCTTCATAAAATCTGTCGCTCCGCACAGAAAGAGGGTGTTCAAAATGCTTTCGGTCGAGTTGCGGGCCGAACCCAAATTTGCATCTCTTCCCACAAAAGATAAAAGTTCATTTGCGGCAAAGCTTGGAAATAAGTTCGCCGTTTCGGTAGAGCTTGATCCGCCTATGGGGCTTTGTCCAAAAGAGGCGATAGAACACGCCAAGTTCCTGCATAAGAACGGGGTTGATGCCGTGAACATTGCCGACGGACCGAGGGCAGTTGCAAGAATGAGCCCTATCGCCCTGGGGGCGCTTGTCAAACGGGAGACGGGTATCGAACCCATAGTCCATTATTGCTGCCGCGACCGGAATCTTCTGGGGATGCAGATGGACCTCTTGGGCGCGCACGCGCTCGACCTTAGGAACCTTCTCATCGTCACAGGCGATCCTCCGAAGATGGGCACGTATCCCATGGCAACGGCAGTATTCGATATCGATTCGATAGGCCTTATCCATATGGTGAACGGAATGAACAAGGGGCAGGATATGTCCGGAAGGGCGCTGAACGCGCCTACGTCGTTCCTTATAGGATGCGGAGTAAATCCGGGGGCCGTCAATATCGACCTTGAGGTGGAACGCTTTGCCAAGAAAGTGGAGGCGGGGGCAGAGTATGTCTTCAGCCAGCCGGTCTACGACGCAGAGCTTTTGGAGAATTTCTTCAAGAAGACGGCGCATATAAAAGAGATACCCTTCTTTGTCGGCATATTGCCCCTCGCAAGTCTCAAGAACGCCGAGTTCCTGCATAATGAGGTCCCTGGTATGCAGATACCGGCCCATATAATGGATAGGATACGAAGCGCCAAGACCCGTGAACTTCAGATAAAAGAGGGGCTTTCAATTGCAAAGGAATCATTGAAGGGGGCTAAGAAGATGCAGCGGGTCAAGGGGGCCTACATATTCCCTCCGTTCGGAAAATATTCTGCAGTGGTCGAACTTTTAAAGGTTGTCTGA